Genomic window (Cellulosilyticum lentocellum DSM 5427):
GCCTTTTCTGGCCGTTGCAGAAGCAAATGATGCGAACCTTCCCAATGGCATGGACTTGTCGTATGATAATCCTGTTGAGATGGGTTATACCGTTAAGTCAAAAGATGAGTTTTATCGCATTTTTTCAATCTTGAAAGAGGAAGGTAAAGTTATAACTGATGTATGCGAATTTCCGTGGAGTCCTTTAGCAACTGTTGTAATGGATAAATATGGTGTAAGATGGTATATTACTTTGCCACAACATCGTCCAGCGGAGGAAGAGAGTTTGTTATAAGTATTGATAGTGGCAAATTCCAGTTTATCGTAATAAATAGTTATTTAGATTAGCAAACAAAAGATAGTTTTATATAGGGTTGAAATATAGCTAGTTATTATTATTTATATTTACAAAAAATTAAGTCTTTGATATAATTCAATAAAACATATGTTCGATTAATGGAGGCGGTACTATTGGATATTAAGGAATTTATCAAAGAACGTAATGAGGCTTTCTTTTCACTCGATAAGGACAAGATAATAGCATATTGTAAAAAACATAATGCCGAAATACCAGAAGATGAGGTTGTGTTTTGGGCAGGTGTTCGTTATGCTATATTAGGAATTGCAAGTTCAACTAATGATCAGAGGGAGGAAGCTAGACATTGGTTGATTAGCAATGGTTTTAATCCATAAAAATATCGTTTGTTTAAAAGGTAAATTATAAGGCTACACTCTAAAATAAAAAAGGGTGTGGTCTTTTTTATGCAAAAATATAATAAAAACCTTAAGCAATGGCAGATAGATATATTAGTAAAATGGTGTTTATTAAAGGAAAGATTGAATAACATAATCAAATAGTGTAGAATTATCTTAAAATTTATTTGATATTAGGGGGAGATTTTATGATTATAGCTTTCTATGCTTTACTTTTAATATTATTCTCTATAACTTTATACGAGTATTGTTCAATGTAATATTATTTTATGGGGTGTGGAAAATGAAGAAAAAATATCTGCGTATAATAGTTATAGTAATCGTATGCATCTTAGCTCTAAATGTAATTAGGTCATTCATGTTTCTAAGTAATGCAAATACGTTCAATGCTGAAGGCATTAAGATAGCCACTATTGAATTCAAATCTGCAAAAGAAGTAGAGGTACATAATAACGACTCGGTTATACAAATAAACGTAATACTTGACAGTGAATCAAAATCACTAACAACTAATAATTATGTTGAAATTAGAAATTTCCTTGTTAGACTTAGTAAGATGGATAACCGTGGTTCAGAAATATATGTGATAGGTTTAGATATAAGGAATAGCGATGATAAAGGTATATGCGGTGGTGGAGTATCAACCGAAAATATATTTAATACTGATTGGGGTAAAATAACAGACATAAAGGAATTAGCAAATAAGTTAGACATGGTGTTTTATTAAAAATTAAAGATTGTAGCCTTAATCGGTTACAACAACCAAGCATATTTATAGCGTGCAACTTTAGCATATGGGGTTGCACGCTGTTTGGTTTCGTATTATTGTATATGCGAATATTGTGAACAAAAAATAGGTGATTTTACAGTAAAATTTACAGTATAAAATATTTCGAATAGATACCTTGATTAAGAATATACATGAAACAAAAAAGAGACAACCCTTTGAATTGCAAGGACTATCTCTGTTTTTGTAGGTGTTTGGTTTTAATCGGAATGACGTGACTTGAACACGCGATCTCTTGCCCCCCAGACAAGCGCCTTACCAACTAGGCCACATCCCGAAAGTAGATTTTTATGTGTCTACAAATTTATTCTCGCTCCACTATTATACATATATTGGATAAGAAAGTAAAGACCTAGTGATTAAACCAATCCCATTTGGTGTATGCTTAAAGAAAGTAATTACCTAAAGGGAGGAAGTCAATGAAATACATTTTTAATGGACTTATTATGCTGTTTAGTTTTTATATAGCACTTTTGATTTTTAAAGGAGAGGCTAACACTTTAACTTACTTTACTCTGATTTTCATTGAATGGGTGTTAATGCTTATAGGAAAGCCATTTCTCAGACAAAGTACATTTAGTAGGCTTTATAAGAAGGGAAGCCTCGGAGATGAAAGGGGACCTTATGGTAAGATCCATATGAATAGTATCGAAGAAGACTTAAATAAGGTAGAAGCTAAAGATTTTGACAAGCTTATAGCAGATTTATATCAAACAAAAGGGTATGAAGTAGAATGTATTCCAAAATCAGAACAAATGGGTATCAATTTAATAGCAAGGAGAAGGAAAGAAGTTGTTGTTATCTGTACTAAGTATAGGACTGAAATAGATGCTGATTCATGGAAAGAAGCCGTTCAAGGAGTTTCTGAGAATATGAAGCATTATAAAGCTAATAGAGGAATAGTTATAACAAACAGTAAGTTTAATAATTATGATATTAAGGAGGCTAGGCCGAAACATACACAATTAATAGACTATCATTTATTAGTTCCACTTATAAAAGAGGGGATGCTCATCAATCTGAAAAATGGTTAACTTAAAGATGGATAAAATTAAAAGGCTTAATAGCAATGATTAAGGGGATGATGAAAAATGAAAGCAAGTTCATCAGATAAAGAATATGGTGATTTAATGTTGGTTGTGAAATCAAGAGCAGGTATCTGGTATACGATTATGTTATTTATGTGGTTTGTAGTAATCATGATGGCACAGGAATATTGGCGTACGCAAAGGCTTGCAGTAATTGGATTAGGGATAATTGTAATTATTCTGTCATTAGTATTGATACGCATGAGACATAGAAAAATTAGCTTTTTTGAAAAAGGTATTATATTTAAAGGGACTTTTAAGCAAGACAGAATACACTACAATGATATTATAGAAGTCAAAGAAATAACTAGAAAAGGACCTACTACCTATGTGATTGTTTTAAATAATGGAAGAGATCTTCATTGGTCTGAGCAAGAGTTCCTAAAATTAGAATTTGCCATGGATAATTACAGAGGTTATATGGGTAAGAAAGAGATTAAAGAAGTAAATACAAATTAAAAACGCTTAATAAAGAAATGCATACAATTGACAATTAAAGGGGCTAGGACTCATTCGTGAGTAGCCCCTTTAACTTCTGACTTTTAAAGAAGGGATTTAAGTTTTGTAGGGTTAATGATAGTAATACCACCTCTAGAAAGTTCCACAATTCCTTCGTTTGAAAAATATTTTAACATACGCGTAACGACTTCCCTGGCACTACCTATATATTTGGCTATTTGCTCATGAGTAAGACGAAGAGTTGTCGAATGAGTCTTTGACATTTCATCTACTAAAAAGATGGCTAAGCGTTTATCAAAACTCATAAAAAGTATTTGTTCCATGGCCCACATCACATCTGAAAAACGATCTACCAAACGTTTATAAATGAAATTTTCTACATAAATATTATCGGTCATAAGGTCAGAAAGTATATGGGAAGAAACAGAAACAAGTTCACAGGTGTCCTCAACATCAATGTGTACATCAAAGGTAATTTGGTTCAAGATACAAGAGGCAGAAAGTAAACAAAGCTCTCCAGGAACTAGACGAAAGAGCGTAATATCTTTGCCTTCCTCTGAGAGCATATAAACTCTAAGCAGTCCTGAGCGAATCATAATAAGACCCATACAATTTTGATCACCACGATGCATGGTCTGCCCTTTTGTAAAACGAGCTATAGAGGTATGGGCGATAACATTACTTTGCTGATCTGCACTTAAATGAGGCCAAAAGTCTAGGTTGTCTTGTAAAAATACCATTACATTCTCATTTAACATAGAATTCTCCTTAAGTTTATAGATAGTTTTATTTTAAGCTATTTAAAGAGCAATAGCTAGATTCTTTTATATAAGATGAGTATTTAATATTTGCGGTAGGATAAATATAATATAAAATTTTCGTATTTTATATTGACAATAGAAAGAAAAAAACTATTATTATTAGTAGTAGTATTTGGAAAATAAAGTAAGCTAAAAGGGGAGTCATTATGAATTTTGAAAAACAAATAAAACCTTTCTGGTGGAATGATTCAAATGGTAGTTTTTCTGTATGTTTAAATGCTGGAGATTATAAGCCTGAAATTTTTGAGTCTAGAGAAGATGAGGGGTGTGAAGGAAATGGATATGACTGGGAAGCTTTAGCTAGAGTTTTCCTTGAGGAGAAATGTGAGGAATTATTAGAAGATATAGAGTTTGATTCAGAAGCAGGCATGTTTTGTGCCTATAGTGAAGATTCGGAAGCTCTTAAGAAGTTTGTACTAGCATTTAAAGATGCTTGTGAAGATTCAGAATTTATTTTAGAGTTGTTTTCACGTGCTGAGATTGATTAAAAATAAAAGATGTATAGTGTTAATAAAAAGTGTCTGTTACCTAAAAATGAGCAGACACTTTTATTAACGTTATACATCTTATGATTTAAAAAAGTTATTTAAGTAATAAACTTAGCTTAGGTTCTACACTAAAATTCTGTACATTATAAAGTAAGAGAACTTCTGATATGCCAGCTTCTTTTGCAAAAGTTGCAACAGGCACATTCATTAATCGTAAGTCTAGAACCTGAATTTCTTCGTAGTGCTGCGTTAAAAAAGGAATAAAAGAGTTTGCATAAGAATCTTTAATCACTAGAAGCTTACGTCCATTTTTAATAGAGGTTTTAATTTTAATTAAAGGGTGATTGTTATCTAAGAAAACACTATATTTATCTTTTGTATCTAAATGAGAATATTCATAAAGACTAGAAGAGGTCTTTCCTGTTGCTTCATAGGTTATTTCCAATGCTTCAGTTTGTTTAGGATAAAAGAGCTGCATCGTATCAGGTGTAGCAAAACTGAAATTGCCTTTAGAGAATAAGGTTCCATAGAAGGCATCACTTACATCTTCAATTTTAAAGTCATCTAAAGTTAAAGCAATTAAATCAGCTGATTTGCAAAATTCAGTATAAGCATAATAAGCTCCTAAAGTAGTCCAGTGATGATCTGTTTTATAATAAATGTACTCATCCTTATGAGTGCTTAAAGTATTAAGAAAGTCTAGTTTAGTAACTTGATTAGAAAGTTTATTATAAAAAGTAGAAATATAAAATGCTTCATCATATGGGGTGGCGTAGTTTGGCAATTTATCTTCAAGCACTTTGGTTGCAGTAGGAGCAAGTCCAACATAAACTTTAAACTCTTTAGCAAGTTCATTAATATAAGTGGCATTTCTAGCTGCTAAATCTAAATCGGGTGCATCAAAGTTTTGAAGAAAGTAATCATCTTTTCCAATATAAACGCCATTATTATCTTTCTTTTGTAAAATGAGTTCACTATAAGCTTTAGTAGAAATAAATTGATTTCTTAAAGGAAATTGATCAGCTATATAAGTCTCAAAAGCTTTGCCATAAGTACCATCTAATAAGCTAGCCATAGTAAAAGATGGCTTAGCACTTAAATTACGGTTTTCTAACTCTGAGAAGGTCTTATCTTTGGCTAGTAGTTGTAAACCAAAGAAAGTAAAAATATAAAAGATAAAAGTAATACCTATTACAAAAGGTAATTTTTTCTTCATGGTTCACCTCCTAAAATCTAAAGTATAAAAACGGGTTAAAAGTAGCATCTACCAAGTAAGCAGTACTTAGAAAAAGAGTAACGACATAAAATGCAAATACAACCCATTCATTAAGACGTGCTTTAAGATTATTCATTAGTGGTGTTGCAAATACGATTCCAATAATGATAAGGACATAAAAATTGGTGATAGCATATAATGAGGGGGTATTAATGAAACTGTTAGTACCTATACCAAACATAACCTTTAGATATGAAATGGCTTGTTCCAAAGAGTCATGAGCAAAAAGCACCCAACTTATTGTTACAACAAATAAAAGGTAAAATCTAGAGATAAAGCTAGGTAATTTTTCTAAATACTTAAGTAAAAAGCTACGCTCTATAATCATAAGCACGGCAAAGAAAAGACCCCAAAGGATGAAGTTCCAGCCAGCACCATGCCAAAAGCCTGTTAAAAACCATACAATCAAAATGTTGAGATAGAAACGAGGCTTACTTACACGATTTCCTCCTAAAGGAATATACACATACTCTCTGAACCAACCGGTTAAGGTCATATGCCATCTTCGCCAAAAATCAGATACACTTTTAGCAATATAAGGATAATTAAAGTTTTCAGGGAAACGAAAACCTAACATTTGGCCAAGTCCAATAGCCATATCAGAATAGCCACTAAAGTCAAAGTAAAGTTGAAGTCCAAAACTAATAGCACCTAGCCAAGCTCCTATAATAGATAAATTATTAATAGGTGTATTGAGTATTTGATCCCACAAAAGACCAATGTTATTAGCAATAAGTACTTTTTTTCCAAGTCCTTCGATAAAGCGCATGGCACCTAATCCAAAATCTTCAAATGTAACTTCGCGGTGATTAAGTTCTTTTTCAACGGTGGCGTAAGTAACGATAGGGCCGGCGATAAGCTGAGGAAACATTGATACATAAGCACCAAAGGCAATTATATTTTTTTGAACTTGAATTTTACCCCGATATAAATCAATGGTATAGGACATGGTCTGAAAGGTATAAAAGGAAATACCTATAGGTAATGCAATACGAAGTAAATCCCAATGAGTTCCTAAAAGTGCATTAGTATTACTAATAAAAAAGTCGGCATACTTGAAGAAGCCTAGCATTCCTAAGTTTCCTATAAGAGAGAGACCAAGTCCTAATTTGGGAATCAGCTTATGCGCCCTAAAGTGATCAATGATGCGTCCACATGTGTAATCAAGCACAGTAGAAAAAATCATAATAGACACATAAACAGGTTCGCCCCATGCATAAAACATGAGGCTAGCTAGAAATAATATAAGATTTCGTAAATTTTTAGGGAGTATAAAGTAGACTGTTAAAAAAACAGGTAAAAATATAAATAAAAATAGTAAACTGCTAAATACCATAAATCAAAGCTCCTTACTTGATAAGGCTATTAAAGTTTGAAGCAATAGTACTTGCCGCCTCATCCATAGCAAATAATATGTAGTTTCCTTTAGTGATGATTTGTCTACCTTCAAAGGTTTCGATAAGAGAAGGATAGAGCATTTGTCCAACATTTTCGGCACGTTTATTAATGCCTTCAACAATAGTATTTACATCTTTAACATCTTTAACCTTAAAGACACCAACTTCTGAAATACTAAAGCTTAACATTGGCATTTTAACGCAGTAACTGTCTAGAAGGCTAGTATCAATACCATAGAGATCTTTTAATAGAGTATCATCTACATCTGTTAGGCGAGAAAAATCAAGATCAGAGGTAATCTTACTATATACTTCACTAGCACTTAAACTAGTTGTTTCAGGGCTGGGTGTTGGTTCTGGTTTGGGTGTTACTTCAGGTTTTGGAGTTGCTGCAGGTTTAGTACTAGCTTCAGGTTTTGGTGAAGGTTTAGGTGTTGTTTGTGGTTTAACAGTCGCTTCAGGCTTTAGACTTGTTTGTGGCTTGGAAGCTGTCTCAGGTTTTTTTGTTGCCTCAGGTGAAGTACTTGCTTCTGGAGTTACACTTTCTTCGGGTTTCATAGTTACTTCAGGCTTTATAGTTTCTTCTGGTATAATACTTTCTTCTAGAACAATACTAGATTCAGGTTCATTAGTTAATTCTTCAGTAGTAGGTTGCTTCTCTTCAGGGGTAGAGGAAGCCTCTGTATTCATCTCGGATGAAGTTGGTATTTTAGAATTACAGCCTACAACGACTGTACTGAGTGTTAGCGCGGCTATAGCCATTACAAATTGTTTTCTCATAGTTGTCTCCTTAACATAAATCCATTAATTGTTAGATTGCAATGATAAAGTGTAATCATAAAATATAAGTATATTTATAATAATTATGACGAAAAATGATATAATAAGGTTTCATAAATCAATAAAATACGAGAAAATATTAAAATTGAATTATTGTTTAGCTTTTAATAAAAATGAGGTATACTATTTTATAATCATTATTACTTAGTATATATTAATGTAGTTGGAAGGAGATTTTATGCTTAATCAATTAAAGCAATTATTTAATAGAGAAGATTTATTAGCTGCAAGCATTGGTATTGAAAGAGAAGGACTTAGAGTAACACCTGAAGGAAAGCTTGCTATGTCCAAGCATCCGGCTGTATTTGGGGATAAACTTAAAAACCCATACATTACTACAGATTTTTCTGAGAGCCAGGTAGAGATTATTACACCTAATTTAGATAGTAGTCAAAAAGCATACGATTACTTAAATATTTTATATGATATAGTCGCACTTAATATAGAAGATGAATATATATGGCCGGGTTCTATGCCATGCGATATACCAGCAGATGAACATATTCCTATTGCCGAATATAGAGATTGTAAAACTTGTCAAGAAGCGAGGCTTTATAGGGAGGAGCTACTTAAAAAGTACGGAGGGAAAAAGCAACTTATTTCAGGAATCCATTATAATTTTTCCTTTGAAGAAAATTTTATACAAAGACTTTATGAAGCAGAAGATACTCACTTAAGTTATCAGCTATTCAAAGATAGTATTTATCTGAAAATGGCAAGAAATTATTTAAGGTATCGTTGGTTACTTATTTATTTATTAGGAGCGACACCTGTATTTCATAAAACCTATGCTACAGAGTGTACGCGCTATTTAAATAAGGTAGATGAAGAAAGCTTTACAAATCCAGGGGCTGTATCTTATCGTAATGGTGAATGTGGTTATAAAAATCATACTGATCTTTATCCTGACTACTCTAGTGTAGAGGCCTATGCAAAAAGTATTGAGAGATTTGTAGCAGATGGTATGATTCAAAGTCACAAAGAACTTTATAGTCAAATCAGGCCTAAGGCAAAGGATAATACAAGACTACTGGAGTCCTTAAAACAAGAAGGTATCTTATATATTGAAGTGAGAAGTATTGATAATAATCCTTTTGAAAAAGGCGGTATTAGCTTAGAAGACTTAGAGTTTTTACACTTATTTATGTTATATCTTCTCATAAAAGAAGAAAGTAAAGAAGAGCTAAGTAATTGGCAAGAAGAAGCTACTAATAATCAGCGTTTAATTGCCAAGGGTGGAAGACTAGAGGTTTGGTTAAGTAAGGAAGGAAAAGAAATTACGAAGACCGAGTGGGCTTTAGA
Coding sequences:
- a CDS encoding VOC family protein; protein product: MSIGIGIYAKNSKEAVELYCNVFGLELGYHVLNEDGNYFHSELLKDGAPFLAVAEANDANLPNGMDLSYDNPVEMGYTVKSKDEFYRIFSILKEEGKVITDVCEFPWSPLATVVMDKYGVRWYITLPQHRPAEEESLL
- a CDS encoding restriction endonuclease; the encoded protein is MKYIFNGLIMLFSFYIALLIFKGEANTLTYFTLIFIEWVLMLIGKPFLRQSTFSRLYKKGSLGDERGPYGKIHMNSIEEDLNKVEAKDFDKLIADLYQTKGYEVECIPKSEQMGINLIARRRKEVVVICTKYRTEIDADSWKEAVQGVSENMKHYKANRGIVITNSKFNNYDIKEARPKHTQLIDYHLLVPLIKEGMLINLKNG
- a CDS encoding DUF986 family protein; its protein translation is MKASSSDKEYGDLMLVVKSRAGIWYTIMLFMWFVVIMMAQEYWRTQRLAVIGLGIIVIILSLVLIRMRHRKISFFEKGIIFKGTFKQDRIHYNDIIEVKEITRKGPTTYVIVLNNGRDLHWSEQEFLKLEFAMDNYRGYMGKKEIKEVNTN
- a CDS encoding Crp/Fnr family transcriptional regulator, with the protein product MLNENVMVFLQDNLDFWPHLSADQQSNVIAHTSIARFTKGQTMHRGDQNCMGLIMIRSGLLRVYMLSEEGKDITLFRLVPGELCLLSASCILNQITFDVHIDVEDTCELVSVSSHILSDLMTDNIYVENFIYKRLVDRFSDVMWAMEQILFMSFDKRLAIFLVDEMSKTHSTTLRLTHEQIAKYIGSAREVVTRMLKYFSNEGIVELSRGGITIINPTKLKSLL
- a CDS encoding immunity 51 family protein, with translation MNFEKQIKPFWWNDSNGSFSVCLNAGDYKPEIFESREDEGCEGNGYDWEALARVFLEEKCEELLEDIEFDSEAGMFCAYSEDSEALKKFVLAFKDACEDSEFILELFSRAEID
- a CDS encoding DHHW family protein gives rise to the protein MKKKLPFVIGITFIFYIFTFFGLQLLAKDKTFSELENRNLSAKPSFTMASLLDGTYGKAFETYIADQFPLRNQFISTKAYSELILQKKDNNGVYIGKDDYFLQNFDAPDLDLAARNATYINELAKEFKVYVGLAPTATKVLEDKLPNYATPYDEAFYISTFYNKLSNQVTKLDFLNTLSTHKDEYIYYKTDHHWTTLGAYYAYTEFCKSADLIALTLDDFKIEDVSDAFYGTLFSKGNFSFATPDTMQLFYPKQTEALEITYEATGKTSSSLYEYSHLDTKDKYSVFLDNNHPLIKIKTSIKNGRKLLVIKDSYANSFIPFLTQHYEEIQVLDLRLMNVPVATFAKEAGISEVLLLYNVQNFSVEPKLSLLLK
- a CDS encoding MBOAT family O-acyltransferase; translation: MVFSSLLFLFIFLPVFLTVYFILPKNLRNLILFLASLMFYAWGEPVYVSIMIFSTVLDYTCGRIIDHFRAHKLIPKLGLGLSLIGNLGMLGFFKYADFFISNTNALLGTHWDLLRIALPIGISFYTFQTMSYTIDLYRGKIQVQKNIIAFGAYVSMFPQLIAGPIVTYATVEKELNHREVTFEDFGLGAMRFIEGLGKKVLIANNIGLLWDQILNTPINNLSIIGAWLGAISFGLQLYFDFSGYSDMAIGLGQMLGFRFPENFNYPYIAKSVSDFWRRWHMTLTGWFREYVYIPLGGNRVSKPRFYLNILIVWFLTGFWHGAGWNFILWGLFFAVLMIIERSFLLKYLEKLPSFISRFYLLFVVTISWVLFAHDSLEQAISYLKVMFGIGTNSFINTPSLYAITNFYVLIIIGIVFATPLMNNLKARLNEWVVFAFYVVTLFLSTAYLVDATFNPFLYFRF
- a CDS encoding DUF4358 domain-containing protein — encoded protein: MRKQFVMAIAALTLSTVVVGCNSKIPTSSEMNTEASSTPEEKQPTTEELTNEPESSIVLEESIIPEETIKPEVTMKPEESVTPEASTSPEATKKPETASKPQTSLKPEATVKPQTTPKPSPKPEASTKPAATPKPEVTPKPEPTPSPETTSLSASEVYSKITSDLDFSRLTDVDDTLLKDLYGIDTSLLDSYCVKMPMLSFSISEVGVFKVKDVKDVNTIVEGINKRAENVGQMLYPSLIETFEGRQIITKGNYILFAMDEAASTIASNFNSLIK